One window of the Thunnus albacares chromosome 3, fThuAlb1.1, whole genome shotgun sequence genome contains the following:
- the rrp36 gene encoding ribosomal RNA processing protein 36 homolog isoform X1 has product MTGRQKQRRAPAVTEKKNMASSSDDEDSDVEKNFTLLTKRGGGMSEEGEQYCQEEEEEEFSGEEEGSDVEEEEEEEEEEEEEEEEEVEGDEGDEEEDRDSEASDEEEEEDDDDDDDDDNDEEPEDVGGSSEIQTREDIKNELSNMSFEDIMKLQNKVGTKVYNEVAYGNDGKSHQSSKKKRLNKNRPMEISSKKPAPFLRQVVPVRKPTLRDPRFDDLSGEYKAEIFEKTYKFINDIKDREKEIVQKKLKKTKTSSQRKEKLQFLLKRMENQERARKSREQQRERELQFKRQQRERANQGERPFFLKKSEKKKLQLAERYEELKKSGKLENFLSKKRKRNAGKDRRKLPKQMQQKKTA; this is encoded by the exons ATGACGGGGAGACAGAAGCAGCGACGGGCGCCGGCGgtcacagagaagaaaaacatggcGAGCAGCAGCGATGATGAAGACTCCGATGTGGAGAAGAACTTCACACTGCTCAccaagagaggaggaggaatgagTGAGGAAGGAGAGCAGTACTgccaagaagaggaagaggaggaattcAGTGGCGAGGAGGAAGGGTCTGATgttgaagaagaggaggaggaggaggaggaggaggaggaggaggaggaggaggaggttgaagGGGATGAAGGGGATGAagaagaggacagagacagtgaagcctctgatgaggaggaggaggaggatgatgatgatgatgatgatgatgataatgatgaagaGCCAGAGGATGTTGGTGGTAGCAGTGAGATCCAAACCAGAGAAGACATTAAGAACG AACTGTCCAACATGTCCTTTGAGGACATCATGAAGCTGCAGAACAAAGTCGGAACCAAAGTTTACAACGAGGTCGCCTACGGCAACGACGGCAAGAGTCACCAGAGCAGCAAGAAGAAGCGACTGAACAAGAACAG GCCGATGGAGATTTCATCCAAGAAACCGGCGCCGTTCCTGCGTCAGGTCGTCCCAGTCAGGAAACCA ACGCTGAGAGATCCTCGATTTGACGACCTGTCGGGAGAATACAAGGCTGAGATCTTTGAGAAGACGTATAAATTCATCAATGAcattaaagacagagagaaagag ATCGTCCAGAAGAAGCTGAAGAAGACGAAGACGAGCAGCCAGAGGAAGGAGAAGCTGCAGTTCCTGCTGAAGAGGATG gAGAACCAGGAGCGAGCGAGGAAGAGccgagagcagcagagagagagagagctgcagttCAAGAGGCAGCAGAGAGAGCGAGCCAATCAGGGCGAACGACCGTTCTTCCTCAAGAAAT cggagaagaagaagctgcagcTGGCTGAGAGATacgaggagctgaagaagagcGGCAAGCTGGAGAACTTCCTgagcaagaagaggaagaggaacgCCGGCAAAGACCGCAGGAAGCTGCCGAAGCAGATGCAGCAGAAGAAGACTGCGTGA
- the rrp36 gene encoding ribosomal RNA processing protein 36 homolog isoform X2 — protein sequence MTGRQKQRRAPAVTEKKNMASSSDDEDSDVEKNFTLLTKRGGGMSEEGEQYCQEEEEEEFSGEEEGSDVEEEEEEEEEEEEEEEEEEEEEDDDDDDDDDNDEEPEDVGGSSEIQTREDIKNELSNMSFEDIMKLQNKVGTKVYNEVAYGNDGKSHQSSKKKRLNKNRPMEISSKKPAPFLRQVVPVRKPTLRDPRFDDLSGEYKAEIFEKTYKFINDIKDREKEIVQKKLKKTKTSSQRKEKLQFLLKRMENQERARKSREQQRERELQFKRQQRERANQGERPFFLKKSEKKKLQLAERYEELKKSGKLENFLSKKRKRNAGKDRRKLPKQMQQKKTA from the exons ATGACGGGGAGACAGAAGCAGCGACGGGCGCCGGCGgtcacagagaagaaaaacatggcGAGCAGCAGCGATGATGAAGACTCCGATGTGGAGAAGAACTTCACACTGCTCAccaagagaggaggaggaatgagTGAGGAAGGAGAGCAGTACTgccaagaagaggaagaggaggaattcAGTGGCGAGGAGGAAGGGTCTGATgttgaagaagaggaggaggaggaggaggaggaggaggaggaggaggaggaggag gaggaggaggaggatgatgatgatgatgatgatgatgataatgatgaagaGCCAGAGGATGTTGGTGGTAGCAGTGAGATCCAAACCAGAGAAGACATTAAGAACG AACTGTCCAACATGTCCTTTGAGGACATCATGAAGCTGCAGAACAAAGTCGGAACCAAAGTTTACAACGAGGTCGCCTACGGCAACGACGGCAAGAGTCACCAGAGCAGCAAGAAGAAGCGACTGAACAAGAACAG GCCGATGGAGATTTCATCCAAGAAACCGGCGCCGTTCCTGCGTCAGGTCGTCCCAGTCAGGAAACCA ACGCTGAGAGATCCTCGATTTGACGACCTGTCGGGAGAATACAAGGCTGAGATCTTTGAGAAGACGTATAAATTCATCAATGAcattaaagacagagagaaagag ATCGTCCAGAAGAAGCTGAAGAAGACGAAGACGAGCAGCCAGAGGAAGGAGAAGCTGCAGTTCCTGCTGAAGAGGATG gAGAACCAGGAGCGAGCGAGGAAGAGccgagagcagcagagagagagagagctgcagttCAAGAGGCAGCAGAGAGAGCGAGCCAATCAGGGCGAACGACCGTTCTTCCTCAAGAAAT cggagaagaagaagctgcagcTGGCTGAGAGATacgaggagctgaagaagagcGGCAAGCTGGAGAACTTCCTgagcaagaagaggaagaggaacgCCGGCAAAGACCGCAGGAAGCTGCCGAAGCAGATGCAGCAGAAGAAGACTGCGTGA
- the LOC122978724 gene encoding E3 ubiquitin-protein ligase TRIM21-like, translating into MSAASCLRSEDQFLCSICLDVFTDPVSTPCGHNFCKNCITQHWNSNDQYSCPMCKEVFYTRPKLKVNTFISEMVSQFRLEAQQKASSSSSEQQAAKPGEVPCDVCTGTKLKALKSCLVCLTSYCETHLEPHLTVSRLKRHQLMDPVENLEDRTCMKHDKPLELFCKTDQTCVCMLCSVLDHKTHEFVPLKEEYEGKKAELGKTEAEIQQMIQKRRLKIQKIKRSVDFSKEDANTEIAEGVQVFTALMKSVERSLNELIETIEEKQRTTEKQAEDFIKELEQEISELMKRSSEVKQLSHSEDHLHLLQNFPSLKAAPPTKDWTEVSVRPLSYEGTVVRAVTQLEETLSKEMKKLVEAELKRVQQYAVDVTLDPDTAHPDLILSDDEKQVNDSDVEKDLPDNPKRFSHCPGVLGKQSFSSGRFYFEVQVKRKTDWDLGVTRESINRKGKITLRPQNGYWTIWLRNGNEYKACAGPSVRLSLKSQPQKVGVFVDYEEGLVSFYNVDAAALIYSFTGCSFTEKLNPYFSPGPNDGGKNSAPLIICPVNQTE; encoded by the coding sequence atgtctgctgccagctgtctgcgatctgaagatcagtttctgtgctccatctgtctggatgtgttcactgatccaGTCAGCACaccatgtggacacaacttctgcaaaaactgcatcactCAACACTGGAACAGTAATGACCAGTACTCGTGTCCGATGTGTAAAGAGGTTTTCTACACAAGACCTAAGTTGAAGGTGAATACTTTCATCTCTGAGATGGTTTCTCAGTTCAGACtggaagctcaacagaaagccagcagcagcagctcagagcaacaagctgccaaaccaggagaagttccctgtgacgtctgtactggaaccaaactgaaggccctgaagtcctgtctggtgtgtctgacctcctactgtgagactcacctggagccTCATCTGACAGTTTCACGTCTGAAAAGACATCAGCTGATGGACCCTGTGGAGAACCTGGAAGACAGGACGTGTATGAAGCACGATAAACCTCTGGAGCTGTTCTGTAAGACCGACCAgacatgtgtctgcatgctctgctctgttttagaccacaagacacatgagtttgttcctctgaaagaagaatatgaaggaaagaaggcagagctggggaagacagaggctgaaattcagcagatgatccagaagagACGACTGAAGATTCAAAAGATCAAACGGTCAGTTGACTTCAGTAAGGAAGATGCAAACACAGAGATAGCAGAAGGTGTTCAGGTCTTCACCGCTCTGATGAAGTCTGTTGAGAGAAGCCTGAATGAGCTCATTGAGACGATTGAAGAGAAGCAAAGaacgacagagaaacaggctgaagacttcatcaaagagctggaacaggaaatctctgagctgatgaagagaagctctgaggtgaagcagctctcacactctgaagaccacctccacctcctccaaaacTTCCCGTCCCTGAAAGCTGCTCCACCcaccaaagactggacagaggtCAGCGTCCGTCCACTATCATATGAGGGGACTGTGGTGAGAGCTGTGactcagctggaggagacgctcagtaaagagatgaagaagctggttgaggctgagctgaagagggtccagcagtatgcagtggatgtgactcttgATCCTGATACAGCACATCCTGatctcatcctgtctgatgatgagAAACAAGTAAATGATAGTGATGTGGAGAAGGATCTCCCAGACAACCCAAAGAGATTTTCTCATTGTCCTGGTGTTTTAGGAAAGCAGAGTTTCTCTTCAGgcagattttactttgaggttcagGTTAAAAGGAAGACTGACTGGGATTTAGGAGTGACCAGAGAGTCCATCAACAGGAAGGGAAAAATCACACTGAGACCTCAGAATGGTTATTGGACTATATGGttgagaaatggaaatgagtaCAAAGCTTGTGCTGGTCCTTCAGTCCgtctctctctgaagtctcagcctcagaaggtgggggtgtttgtggattatgaggagggtctggtctccttttataacgtagatgctgcagctcttatctactcctttactggctgctccttcactgagaaactcAACCCATACTTCAGTCCTGGTCCTAATGATGGTGGTAAAAACTCCGCCCCTCTGATCAtctgtcctgtcaatcaaactgagtAG